tggatccatccacttgaaagTAATCCAAGTTTCTCTCActcaatgatataataactcatcatcataatagcattaacaacttatcatcataatacatcattgtcatataacaactCCTCGTCATCATCATTTTGGTCCATGAGACATCATATAACAACTTAGTCACTAGTCATAATAAcaactcctcatcatcatcatcatagtacccataatcacaactcctcctcctcttcatcatcatcatcaactctaacacattgtagcaCATATGATAACAActtctcatcatcatcatagtcataatcACCACTAATTAACTGTTCTTCATACCTAGGACCTACTCCTCTCTCCTAGGTAAAATACCATAAAACAAATAAACCGGTCCATCTCCATAATGGAGAATGGAGATACACCTATCTCCAACTTGTGGCTTGCGCCCATTCATATTGTCTCCAATTAGCTGCGTTTGCGCATTCACCACTTTGCTCCATTCTTTGATATTGAGCCTTCCATCGTTTGAAGAAATCGAGTATGTAGTGTGGTAAGACTTCGAAGGAGTTGGTTGTAAGCTAACCATATGCGTATCACCTTCGGTAAACATCATGTCAGGCACAACCTCCTTCGGGAGCCTCTGTTCAAAAACGTAATAGTAACATatatagttagcaatgtagtttacTTAAGAAGAATGTATGCAATGAAGTTACCATCATTAATAAAATCTCACCAAGTTTTTGGCAATGAAGTTACCATCATGCAATTTATGTACTAGTGGCACGTATCCAGTAAAATTAGGGAGCATAGAGTGATTGGTTTTAAGGGCCTCAAAATCATCTATGAATGAGACAAGATAACCTTTCTCCTCACAATTATGCTCGGAGTCATAGCTGTAGTATGTCTTGTCTAAATCCTTCCGGGTATTTTTTTTTTAAGGTAAGAAATAAACTAACAATTATAAATAAATAATTTTAGTACCGATGAACACCAAATATTTTTAAAttaacaatataaattacttaactTAACAAATTAGTTTGACAAACTCACATTTAGGAAAATCTGGAGGCATATCCACATCcacccagatgtcgatattatcatcatcatcatcatcatcatcctcggGACGAATATCAAATGTTATTTGCATACCCTTGTCAAATTCATATGCCTTGCAGAGAGCTTCCCAATTAGAGAAACCGAAATGGGAGTGATTGACCGGATTGTACAACTTAACCCGAAATGCATAACCATGTTTTGTTCTTAAGTGAGCCCTCCTCGTCTCCATATTCTCAAAGTCTTTGAAACCGAGCTTCTCCAATACATATGGTCTTGCATGGCACGGGATGTACTAATCGAATTGAAAAAAATCAAGAAATTACACGTTGAACAAAAGAAGAACAAGTGATGATATTAATTACGATGAAATGCTTGTCGTTGCATACCGTACACACATCAAAGGTCTCGTCCAGTTTCACGGTGGAAAACCTATCATTTTGCAAGTGAAGAAACCTGTCGCACAAACCTTGGTCATCGTAGCAGTAATTGCACTCCGGGATCCTATCGTCATCAGACATCTGTtgtgttcataattcaaagattaaattTCTGAATttcaatatatgtactacaaaaactaaattcgATCATTAATATTCATCACGAGTTGACTTTTGGTCTGTCGAGTCTTCCTTGAAAACTCTCATCTCACGTGGTGTATATGGTGGGCACTCCCTCTGATATATTCGACCGTCTTTGATGGTCACTCCTCTcttcgtccccgagtgcattacaccaaattgtctagcacacgggaacgaaggagaagcgacccccacgacaatagtTGGGATTCTTCATCTCTGACATTTGCAACCGTCGGTGATGGTTGTTCTTCTCTTCCTTCCCGTGCATTACCAAAAGGTCTATCAcgagaaagaagaggaagaatgacccccacgacaacagtcgggattcttcttctctcatatatggtggacactccctcACTGTTTTTTGACTGTCATGTATGGAGCCCCAACAGACTTTAAGTCAACCCAAAATGTCGTTTAATGCTCTTTCCGGCAAATCCaaggcactcgatatttcctacattcTAGCACAAgccatgctaaaattcacggaaaaatccagcatgacctttgctaaaaaggacatatcgagcacctgaaatttgccggaacagaaattaatcaacactccggcaaaacataggccactcggaggtgttcCCTGCAAACATAGGCCACTTGGACAGGCACATATACTATTTGGCTacatcatcatcatcggcatcaaCGACATGAGGATTTGGCTACTCTCACCTCAAGGTCGGAGGGGTTCGGTGACGGGGATGATGCAGGGGCCCTAAggccggcggctagggtttccccttagCAACGTTCGCAGGAGCGACCGGGAAGTTTGGTTGTGCGTAATAGACCTTACTACCCAAGTGGCCTACCTGTGTAACGTAAGAGATTAACTCTAAACTTCAACCTTGATTTACATTGGATCTTTTCTTACTTGTGCCATGCCCAGCTAAACTCTCCACATACCTAAGAAAAATAATTATTTTATGTGGAACAGATTAGATCATATTTACGTACATCGTTCGACAACTTTGTTATTAATTACATGAGAAATAAACGATTTGAGACACTATTTCCAAATTGTCTGTTTCTGCAACTCATAAAGTATTCACTTTTTCTTTCAAAAGAAGGACAGTAAGAAAGTCCATTTTTTTACAATAACTAAGTCTTAATTAGTCTTATATATACAACTGAAAAAAGAATATCGCCGCACAACTCTCTAAGACCTCTAATTCCCCAGATCAATTTAAAAGGTTTAACATCCTTCCAAACAATACTACACCCGCCCTAATGAATTAGATGGAAGGAAAGAAGTAAGGACATCACTCCATCTTATGGAAAGGCTCATGGCTAAAAGTCATCCAGATAGCCATCTGTTTGAATTACGCTTTGGAAATATCACCCACCACAGTACATCCATTGATCAAATTTGCGCCTAGTACAGGATTACAAGGAGATGCACTCAAATAATCGTGACCTTAAGATGATGCAATAAACAGAAAATTCAAACAATCAAACGAATGAAAACATATTGTTTGAGGCGACAAAACGAAAGCCCTAACCTAGAGCTTCAGGGTTAGATCAATCCCGTTGGGTGTCTCCTCTTGATTGACTACAGTCATGCCTTCCTTGCGTCCAAGAAGTCTCCCTACTCCATTCCCGCCGTATCCATTGCCCAGCACCGCAGATGACGGTTGAGCGGGAGCAAGATCTCCAGGGCCGGTCCCGGTTTGCCATGGGAAGGAAAGCGGGATGGAGGGGTTGTAGTGGATGTGCCATGCGTCGAAGGGCGCGCGTGGAGGCAAGCGTTGCGCAGGGCGCTGGCGACGGAGTACCTATCGGGACGACGGCTCATGTGCGCCTTTCGGCTGTTGCGCCGCGCGCGTTGGAGCATGTTGTGCGCCTTCTGGTGCCCGCCCAGCGCTCGGGCTGTTCCGAAGGAGCGGGGGCAAAACTTGCAATTGAACATGGGCGGGAGGGACACCTCCTGCACCCTCTTGGAAGCCGATGACGGCATGTGAGACGATGCCGTCGGGGTCTTGTGCTCTAGCTTGTCCTCGTCGACACGGATGGCCAGCGACAAGGACAGGTCGACCGGGAAGGTGGACGAGGTAGAACCGCAGGACTCCATATTTGCAGAGTGAAATCGAGAGACGAGTTGCCTCGATGGGATCTGGATGACTTATAGATCTGTACGAATGTAATCTAGTGCCGTTGCTTGTAGTCTATATATCGTAGCGTTTTAATGTATTTCCAGGTAGTAGCAGACAACTGGAAATGCAGGTGAATCTCGGTTTTGTTTGTTGCAGGAGTGAACACGTTGTGTTTCTTTGATTTGCTGGCATATACGCATCGTGCCATTCGTTTCTTGCCATTTTCCGTGTACGCGTCGATGCATTTTGGCTAATTTCCTTAATTGTATCAATATATCATACTGTATCTCGTCTATGCATGTTACCGTGTGAACAGCTCATGCTTGGTATGGGATTGGAGCAGTGCCTTATAGGAAAGTATTTATCGAAAAATATGCCCAAAAGTTTACATACCCTGATTTTGGGACGACGTACGTAGTCATTAAACCGACATCCTTGCTAGTCAAGCTTATCTATCCAGTCTAGATAGATCGTCTAGAATCAATAATGCATGGTACCATAAGTGACAACATCTGATAAAACGTGGCACCTTAATCATTTGTTCCACACATTTGTTTCATTATTTTCTTTTAAAAGAATTCGCTCCCTCCATTCCATATTATTATTTTTTTGAAACAAAAGGGGTTTCCCCCCACCCTAACTTTTATAAAAAGCCAAGGCAAACGTCAACCAACATAGACTGTTAACAGCGCTCGGCGGCAACCGGAGAGTAGCTGCCATAGACGGAAAGCGGGTTTTTAGACTGCCCTATTACAAGTTTTAGGCAGGTCAAGCCAAGATACATAGCCAGGAAGCAACATGCCAGCCTACTTAAGATCAAAGCTAAGAATTGTAAGCCAGCAGAACATAGCCCAGCGATGACCTTGACAACAACATTTATCGCCAGGCAATCCTAAGCAATTCCCCTCTTTGGTGGTCCAGTAGTCTTAAACAGCGGAGAAGTAGCGCACCCTGAGCTTCTGAGCATAGTATTTTCCATTGCTTGATCGTTGCCCCTAACAGGTCCAAAACACATCGTATACTTCGCCATCTTCGCCCCCGGAAAACAAAGTCATTTCAAAAACGCCATAAGCTCCACAAGGTAGCAGCAGTAACAATGTTTAAAGCTTCAAAGTATTTTCTCCTCTTCCAGAAGGAAGCCAGCAGAGCAAAGGAATTAGG
This sequence is a window from Aegilops tauschii subsp. strangulata cultivar AL8/78 chromosome 7, Aet v6.0, whole genome shotgun sequence. Protein-coding genes within it:
- the LOC120969090 gene encoding uncharacterized protein, coding for MESCGSTSSTFPVDLSLSLAIRVDEDKLEHKTPTASSHMPSSASKRVQEVSLPPMFNCKFCPRSFGTARALGGHQKAHNMLQRARRNSRKAHMSRRPDRYSVASALRNACLHARPSTHGTSTTTPPSRFPSHGKPGPALEILLPLNRHLRCWAMDTAGME